One Microtus ochrogaster isolate Prairie Vole_2 unplaced genomic scaffold, MicOch1.0 UNK14, whole genome shotgun sequence genomic region harbors:
- the LOC101996086 gene encoding ankyrin repeat domain-containing protein 7-like, with protein sequence MRLLSKKKFHVNDKDERNRTALHFACFYGHLHLVNFLLHNKCNVNALDDQKCTPLMKAVQSWETKIVSVLLDNEADPNIKDSKGETALHQAVYVNRPEIATIATSLLEFGGNIEETTKDGFTPLLLALRERKLLMAKHLINHGANIYARDDFKRTTLMYAVKWDSEDIVELLLKKGLDHSTKDAFGWSSLQYAVAGKRQVIKIITLLPPCLYMEERV encoded by the exons AACTGCACTCCATTTCGCCTGCTTTTATGGCCATCTGCATCTGGTTAATTTCCTTTTACATAATAAATGCAACGTAAATGCACTTGATGATCAAAAGTGCACACCACTAATGAAG GCTGTACAAAGCTGGGAGACAAAGATTGTTTCTGTTCTCCTTGATAATGAAGCAGATCCCAATATTAAAGATTCTAAGGGAGAAACAGCATTACATCAGGCAGTGTATGTAAACAGGCCAGAGATTGCCACTATTGCCACCAGTCTTCTTGAATTTGGGGGAAACATTGAGGAAACTACAAAG GATGGATTTACACCTCTGCTGCTAGCACTCAGAGAAAGGAAACTTCTCATGGCTAAACATTTAATAAATCATGGTGCAAACATTTACGCACGTGATGACTTTAAAAG AACAACGCTCATGTATGCAGTTAAATGGGATTCTGAGGATATTGTTGAGCTGTTACTGAAGAAAGGTTTGGACCACTCCACAAAGGATGCATTTGGGTGGAGTTCACTGCAGTATGCCGTGGCAGGAAAACGCCAAGT tattaaaataataactttattaCCACCATGTCTGTACATGGAAGAGAGAGTATAA